The Chryseobacterium sp. 52 genome includes a region encoding these proteins:
- a CDS encoding helix-turn-helix domain-containing protein gives MDHEFYYQFLKPDPSLDSFVENIGMFHNPSDSAKEVVVIPDGRIDLFFIRSGSENDSFSVFLIGLETAPEQRSIPPGTIAFVISFRPLAVEYILHTSIAHLINTARTLPDDFWNMAINDFKDLEIFSKTISKKVIELLPEEADERKRKLFDLIYSSNGEMSVKELSEKTGWSSRQINRYFNQQFGLSLKAYSNILRFRASLEHIAEGKLFPELNFTDQTHFIKEIKKFSGVAPKELSKNKNDRFILLSVLKQK, from the coding sequence ATGGATCATGAATTTTACTATCAGTTTCTCAAGCCAGATCCTTCACTGGACAGTTTTGTAGAAAATATAGGAATGTTCCACAATCCTTCAGATAGCGCAAAAGAAGTTGTGGTCATCCCGGATGGGAGAATCGATCTCTTTTTTATACGCTCCGGATCAGAAAATGATTCTTTCAGTGTTTTTCTTATCGGATTGGAAACCGCTCCGGAACAGAGAAGTATTCCTCCCGGAACGATTGCTTTTGTCATTAGCTTCAGACCTTTGGCTGTAGAATATATTCTCCATACTTCTATTGCACATCTGATCAATACTGCAAGAACTCTTCCTGATGATTTCTGGAACATGGCTATCAATGACTTTAAAGACCTTGAAATTTTCAGTAAAACAATATCAAAAAAAGTAATAGAACTTTTACCGGAAGAAGCTGATGAAAGAAAACGCAAGCTCTTTGACCTCATTTACAGCTCAAACGGCGAAATGAGTGTGAAAGAACTCTCGGAAAAAACAGGCTGGAGTAGCAGACAGATCAACCGTTATTTTAACCAGCAGTTTGGACTTTCCCTCAAAGCTTACTCCAATATCTTACGCTTCAGAGCTTCTTTGGAACATATTGCAGAAGGTAAACTATTTCCTGAGCTTAATTTTACAGATCAGACCCATTTCATCAAAGAAATTAAAAAATTTTCAGGGGTTGCTCCCAAAGAATTATCTAAAAATAAAAATGACCGATTTATACTATTATCCGTGTTGAAACAGAAATAA
- a CDS encoding aldo/keto reductase, with the protein MNLNQIQLGSQGLIIPNMGLGCMGMTGFGDANMYGKADENEAIATIHRSLELGGNFLDTADLYGPFKNEQLIAKAMGNNRNQYIIATKFGWEIDDADNVTWAINGTKDYVKKAVERSLKNLKTDYIDLYYMHRLDKNTPIEETVGAMSYLVKEGKVGYIGLSEVSSETVRRAHAVHPITAVQSEYSLFERTVEEKGVLETLRELEIGFVAYSPLGRGFLSGQIRSIDDLPENDFRRAIPRFQEEYFYKNIELVKAVESMAAEKNVTSSQLALAWIISKNIIPIPGTKRRKYVEQNIEAASIQLNEADLLKLESIVPLGTDTGAPYDEFSMGLLD; encoded by the coding sequence ATGAATTTGAATCAGATACAATTAGGAAGCCAGGGTTTGATAATACCCAATATGGGTCTGGGCTGCATGGGAATGACAGGTTTTGGAGATGCCAACATGTATGGAAAAGCAGATGAAAACGAAGCTATTGCCACCATTCACCGTTCCCTTGAATTAGGAGGAAATTTTCTGGATACTGCAGATCTTTACGGCCCTTTTAAAAATGAACAGCTTATTGCCAAAGCGATGGGAAATAATCGGAACCAGTATATTATTGCAACAAAATTCGGATGGGAAATAGACGATGCTGATAACGTGACATGGGCCATTAACGGAACTAAAGACTATGTGAAAAAAGCAGTGGAAAGATCCCTGAAGAATTTAAAAACAGACTATATCGATCTTTATTACATGCATCGCCTCGATAAAAATACACCTATTGAAGAAACGGTTGGTGCCATGAGTTATCTTGTTAAAGAAGGAAAAGTGGGTTATATAGGATTATCAGAGGTATCCTCGGAAACCGTCAGAAGAGCGCATGCCGTTCATCCTATTACCGCTGTACAGAGTGAATATTCTTTATTTGAAAGAACAGTAGAGGAAAAAGGAGTTTTGGAAACACTGAGAGAACTGGAGATTGGTTTTGTAGCCTATTCACCGTTGGGGCGCGGCTTTTTATCAGGTCAGATCCGTTCCATTGACGATCTTCCTGAGAATGATTTCCGAAGAGCTATTCCCCGTTTTCAGGAAGAATATTTTTATAAAAATATTGAACTGGTGAAAGCAGTGGAAAGCATGGCTGCAGAAAAAAATGTAACTTCTTCACAGCTGGCCCTGGCCTGGATCATAAGCAAAAACATCATTCCGATTCCCGGAACCAAACGTAGAAAATACGTAGAACAGAATATTGAGGCTGCCAGCATTCAGTTAAATGAAGCAGATCTTTTAAAACTGGAAAGTATTGTACCTTTAGGAACTGATACCGGTGCTCCATATGATGAGTTCAGCATGGGGCTTTTAGATTAA
- a CDS encoding helix-turn-helix domain-containing protein — MNTIQSISAFHRLLSLPEPKHPLVSVINLSETIFLEDEVWKGFVNRFYCVALKREAKGKVRYGQQHYDYDKGVLSFTAPNQVQYLDFHNMECGSGYLLIFHEDFILRHPLAHIISGYGFFSYAVNEALHLSEDEETNLIEILHKIDKECQHIDKHTQEIILSQIDLLLNYSNRFYERQFITRKNGNQQLLARFEKFLNDYFDQEQSAEKGLLTVHLIAEAMNLSSNYLSDLLRIHTGQNTQQHIHEKLISKAKEKLSATELSVSEIAYSLGFEHAQSFSTLFKKKTAMAPLEFRAGFRFN; from the coding sequence ATGAATACCATTCAGTCTATTTCCGCCTTTCACCGTTTACTTTCGCTGCCGGAGCCCAAACATCCGCTGGTAAGTGTCATCAATTTGTCCGAAACTATATTTCTGGAGGATGAGGTCTGGAAAGGTTTTGTGAACAGGTTTTATTGTGTTGCTTTAAAAAGAGAAGCAAAAGGAAAAGTAAGGTATGGTCAGCAGCATTATGATTACGATAAAGGAGTTCTGAGTTTTACTGCACCCAATCAGGTGCAGTATCTCGATTTCCATAATATGGAGTGCGGATCGGGGTATCTGTTGATTTTTCATGAGGATTTTATATTGAGACATCCTTTAGCCCATATTATTTCCGGTTACGGATTCTTTTCTTATGCAGTGAATGAAGCTTTGCATTTATCTGAAGATGAGGAAACTAACCTTATTGAGATTCTTCACAAAATTGATAAGGAATGCCAGCATATTGACAAACATACGCAGGAAATTATTCTGTCACAGATTGATCTGTTGCTTAATTATTCCAACCGTTTCTATGAAAGGCAGTTTATTACCCGGAAAAACGGCAATCAGCAGTTGTTAGCCAGGTTTGAAAAATTTCTGAATGATTATTTTGATCAGGAACAGTCAGCAGAAAAAGGACTTTTAACCGTACACCTCATTGCGGAAGCCATGAATCTTTCTTCTAATTATCTTAGTGATCTTCTGCGGATTCACACAGGCCAGAATACCCAGCAGCATATTCATGAAAAGCTGATCAGTAAGGCTAAAGAAAAACTTTCTGCAACCGAACTGTCAGTAAGTGAAATTGCGTACAGCTTAGGATTTGAGCACGCCCAGTCTTTCAGTACATTATTTAAGAAGAAGACTGCGATGGCCCCTTTAGAATTCAGAGCGGGATTTCGGTTCAACTGA
- a CDS encoding tetratricopeptide repeat protein has product MKKLIIRILRMTILFIIISCSRASTYKHTEDFDSPLIRQNNEMNSSGDFESLVKLNGEYFKKAARMGYDEGKGLCFLNVANANSTEGNYERAHILLDKAGESLKHSENNFHRAKFYDSYAHYYSHLKQYDKAIIYSDSALNSLKKAPDSELKKNLLPRIYINRGTYFAWKGQMGNSLKNFHKGQALENSAYSNCMVAQYHLYTQRLDSAGIYALRAGEMMNRQKTSDVEKLWIYYTIGYYYNEINNYDQAESMLKKALEMSIKMRLTYSFQIKDVYKALSDLYGKKKNKEKAYFYLTRYLEEDSRLNTARFAAINKTTDSFISEAKKESDKRENDLWIIGILSVIVISVFGMSIRKNIQYLKLKKKTLKKETDTLKNRVYQKKLQEVIELAKRNDSSFLMKFKELHPEFINRLLAINPDLENSEQAFCALLKLHFSSKEIADYTFVQHKSIQQKKYRIRKKLNIEGDQDIYEFFDHIMNSPNE; this is encoded by the coding sequence ATGAAAAAGTTGATAATCCGTATCCTGCGGATGACTATATTATTTATCATTATTTCATGCAGCCGGGCATCTACCTATAAGCATACAGAAGACTTTGATTCACCTTTGATCAGGCAAAATAATGAAATGAATTCTTCAGGTGATTTTGAATCCCTTGTCAAGCTTAATGGAGAATATTTTAAAAAAGCAGCCAGGATGGGGTATGACGAAGGGAAAGGTCTTTGCTTTCTGAACGTTGCCAATGCCAATTCTACCGAAGGAAACTATGAAAGAGCACATATTCTTCTGGATAAGGCAGGAGAAAGCCTCAAACATTCTGAAAATAATTTCCACAGGGCAAAATTCTACGATAGTTATGCCCATTATTACTCACATCTTAAACAGTATGACAAGGCGATCATTTACAGTGATTCAGCGCTGAATTCTTTGAAAAAAGCACCGGATTCGGAGCTTAAAAAAAATCTTTTACCCAGAATTTACATCAACAGAGGAACTTATTTTGCATGGAAAGGGCAGATGGGAAACTCATTGAAAAATTTTCACAAAGGACAGGCTTTGGAAAATTCGGCCTATTCCAACTGCATGGTTGCCCAATATCATCTTTATACCCAAAGACTGGATTCTGCGGGAATATATGCTTTGCGTGCAGGAGAGATGATGAACCGCCAGAAAACGAGCGATGTTGAAAAATTGTGGATCTATTATACGATAGGGTATTATTATAATGAAATCAACAATTATGATCAAGCTGAATCCATGTTGAAGAAAGCATTGGAAATGAGTATAAAAATGAGACTTACCTATTCTTTTCAGATAAAAGATGTTTATAAAGCCCTCTCAGACTTATACGGAAAGAAAAAAAATAAAGAAAAGGCCTATTTTTATCTGACCAGATATTTAGAGGAGGATAGCAGACTGAATACGGCACGGTTTGCGGCGATCAATAAAACGACGGACAGCTTTATATCCGAAGCAAAAAAAGAATCAGATAAACGTGAAAATGACTTATGGATCATTGGTATCTTGTCTGTTATAGTCATTTCTGTATTCGGAATGTCTATCCGGAAAAACATACAGTACCTGAAACTAAAGAAAAAAACGTTGAAGAAAGAAACCGATACGTTAAAAAACAGAGTATACCAGAAGAAGCTTCAGGAAGTTATTGAACTGGCGAAAAGAAATGATTCTTCATTCCTGATGAAATTTAAAGAGCTGCATCCGGAGTTTATCAACAGACTGCTGGCCATCAATCCTGATCTTGAGAATTCTGAACAGGCTTTCTGTGCATTGCTGAAATTGCATTTTAGCTCTAAAGAAATTGCAGATTATACATTTGTTCAGCATAAATCTATCCAGCAGAAAAAATACAGAATAAGAAAAAAACTGAATATTGAGGGAGATCAGGATATCTATGAATTCTTTGATCATATCATGAATTCCCCTAATGAATGA
- a CDS encoding VOC family protein, with protein MKKVTGIGGILFKSKDPNAMNEWYKTHLGLETSPYGTSFEWRESEDTTKKGLTQWAPFAENTKYFEPSEKDFMINYRVENLEALVEELKKENVTILDAIETYDYGKFLHILDLEGNKIQLWEPID; from the coding sequence ATGAAAAAAGTAACAGGAATTGGAGGTATCCTTTTCAAATCTAAAGATCCAAATGCGATGAATGAATGGTACAAGACTCATCTGGGCCTTGAAACCAGTCCTTACGGGACCAGTTTTGAATGGCGTGAAAGTGAAGATACTACCAAAAAAGGATTGACACAATGGGCCCCTTTTGCAGAGAATACAAAATATTTTGAACCTTCTGAAAAGGATTTCATGATCAATTACAGAGTAGAAAATCTGGAAGCACTGGTAGAGGAATTGAAAAAAGAGAATGTCACGATCCTGGATGCTATTGAAACCTATGATTATGGAAAGTTTCTTCATATACTGGATCTTGAAGGAAACAAAATTCAATTGTGGGAACCTATCGATTAG
- a CDS encoding DinB family protein: MEITSVQSFIEYYEKVRARTLRLIEVIPPEHLDFSYKPGKFTIGDQIRHIAAIERYMYGETVSGRKSAYQGCGKELADGYDDTVKFFHEMHRQTIEILNGLSDEDLNRKCLTPPGNEISIWKWLRAMIEHEIHHRGELYIYLNLLDVKTPQIYGFSAEEVQDMSVKQ, translated from the coding sequence ATGGAAATTACCTCTGTACAGTCATTTATTGAGTACTATGAAAAAGTACGGGCAAGAACTCTCCGTCTTATTGAAGTCATTCCTCCTGAACATCTTGATTTTTCTTATAAACCGGGTAAGTTTACCATTGGTGATCAAATCAGACATATTGCAGCCATTGAAAGGTATATGTACGGGGAAACAGTTTCTGGCAGAAAAAGCGCTTATCAGGGCTGTGGAAAAGAACTGGCTGATGGTTATGATGATACGGTAAAGTTCTTCCATGAGATGCACAGACAAACGATAGAGATACTCAACGGACTTTCTGATGAAGATCTTAACCGCAAATGTCTGACGCCTCCCGGTAATGAAATTTCGATCTGGAAATGGCTCAGGGCAATGATAGAGCATGAAATCCATCACAGAGGTGAGCTGTATATCTATCTTAATCTGCTGGATGTGAAAACCCCGCAGATTTATGGTTTTTCTGCAGAAGAAGTTCAGGATATGAGTGTTAAGCAATAG
- a CDS encoding FAD-dependent oxidoreductase, whose product MLIENKSIAIIGGGPGGLTLARLLQLHHADVKVYERDVNKDARVQGSPLDMHKESGLAALRSASLLEEFKKNYRPGADKTLIVNEQAEIFFSDHEVQSDEDFGHEHFRPEIDRGPLRNMLLESLSPETVVWDSHFISMEAQNEGWLLCFKNGSSAYADIVIAADGANSKIRPYLTDLKPIYSGIVMLEGNVYQAAQAAPHIKNLIKDGKIMAFGKNKNLLLGQKGGGDLGFYASFRADENWATESGLDFSNQQQILEWFKKEYPEWDSIWYELFENAAIPFIPRPIYYMPLDQAWETQPNLTLLGDAAHVMPPFAGEGANMAMLDALELSECLVSDQFNTLQEAITHYENQMRARAAEATKESLENGDRMHSETALSTMLEFFNGH is encoded by the coding sequence ATGTTAATAGAAAATAAATCAATCGCCATAATAGGTGGCGGTCCCGGAGGATTGACACTGGCAAGACTTTTACAGCTTCACCATGCAGACGTAAAAGTATATGAAAGAGATGTTAATAAAGATGCACGGGTACAGGGTTCACCACTCGATATGCATAAAGAATCCGGATTGGCAGCACTGCGTAGTGCCAGTCTATTGGAAGAGTTTAAAAAAAATTACCGTCCGGGTGCGGACAAAACACTGATTGTTAATGAGCAGGCAGAGATATTTTTCAGTGATCATGAGGTACAATCTGATGAGGATTTCGGACACGAACATTTCCGTCCTGAAATAGACCGCGGTCCGCTAAGAAATATGCTCCTTGAATCTTTAAGCCCTGAAACGGTGGTATGGGACAGTCATTTTATTTCAATGGAAGCCCAAAACGAAGGCTGGCTCCTCTGCTTCAAAAATGGTTCTTCGGCTTATGCAGATATCGTGATTGCTGCTGATGGGGCCAATTCTAAGATCCGTCCTTACCTTACAGATCTCAAACCTATCTATTCAGGAATTGTAATGCTTGAAGGAAATGTTTACCAGGCTGCACAGGCTGCTCCTCATATCAAAAATCTGATTAAAGACGGCAAAATAATGGCTTTCGGTAAGAATAAAAATCTTCTTCTGGGTCAAAAAGGCGGTGGTGATCTTGGGTTTTATGCAAGCTTCAGAGCTGATGAAAACTGGGCAACAGAAAGTGGTCTTGATTTTTCCAATCAACAACAGATTCTGGAATGGTTCAAGAAAGAATATCCTGAATGGGATAGCATTTGGTATGAACTTTTTGAGAATGCAGCCATTCCTTTTATTCCCCGCCCTATCTATTATATGCCTTTGGATCAAGCCTGGGAAACACAGCCCAATCTTACGCTACTTGGAGATGCAGCCCATGTGATGCCCCCATTTGCGGGAGAAGGTGCCAATATGGCTATGCTTGATGCTCTGGAGCTGAGTGAATGTCTTGTCTCTGATCAGTTCAATACACTTCAGGAAGCTATTACTCATTATGAAAATCAGATGCGTGCAAGAGCAGCTGAAGCCACAAAAGAATCTTTGGAAAACGGTGATAGGATGCATTCTGAAACAGCCCTATCTACGATGCTGGAGTTTTTCAACGGACATTAA
- a CDS encoding tetratricopeptide repeat protein, whose translation MIRCFIFALIFMLTSCNTDFHNQYERDFDISLMNRNEKFHLSGDYDSLVKLNKDYYEKATKMGYDDGKALCYINLANVNIPLQNYQNAHILFNKAEKILRNSGNNIHKAKFYNDYGSFQVELKRLDKAFKYNEMALNYTKGTDESPFQKEVLFKIYYKRGGYLRDKKEYEEALKYFHKAEKLDPLGRADCVIGDIYLYELQKPDSAEIYLTKVADAANAQGRSDGVALNANTVLGEYYIWTRQYDKAEKVLNRALEINKKTKHIFSQYTKYIYADFKSLYEQKGNKEMAYYYLQAYVEEKNRSDAAVLKAINHDMEDFISDVEEDSLHHRNNILILCITSISALLVLGLYVWKSIRHLKGKRKILKQEAEQLKSQMYDTSREEMIEQARKNDPSFLDTFKEAYPGFIEKVLAINPDLESSDLIFCAMLKLHFTSKEIATYTLVQHRSVQQKKYRLRKKLNIPTETDMYQFFDSLI comes from the coding sequence ATGATCCGCTGTTTTATTTTTGCGTTGATTTTCATGTTAACTTCATGCAATACGGATTTTCATAATCAATATGAAAGAGATTTCGATATTTCTTTAATGAACCGCAATGAAAAGTTTCATCTTTCCGGTGACTACGATTCTCTTGTCAAACTTAATAAAGACTATTATGAAAAGGCCACCAAAATGGGATATGATGACGGTAAAGCACTTTGCTACATCAATTTAGCCAATGTAAATATTCCCTTGCAGAATTACCAGAATGCCCATATTCTCTTTAATAAAGCAGAAAAAATTCTCAGAAATTCAGGAAACAATATTCATAAAGCGAAATTTTATAATGACTACGGTAGTTTTCAGGTAGAACTTAAAAGACTGGATAAAGCATTCAAATACAATGAAATGGCTTTAAATTATACAAAAGGAACAGATGAATCTCCCTTCCAGAAAGAAGTTCTTTTTAAAATCTATTATAAAAGGGGAGGGTATCTGCGGGATAAAAAAGAGTATGAAGAAGCTTTAAAATATTTTCATAAAGCAGAAAAATTAGATCCCTTAGGGCGTGCAGATTGTGTGATTGGAGATATTTATCTGTATGAACTTCAAAAACCGGATTCAGCTGAGATCTATCTCACAAAAGTGGCAGATGCTGCGAATGCACAGGGAAGATCAGATGGTGTTGCTTTGAATGCCAATACTGTTTTAGGAGAATATTATATCTGGACCAGGCAGTACGATAAAGCCGAAAAGGTCTTAAACAGGGCTCTTGAAATTAATAAAAAGACAAAGCATATATTCTCTCAATATACCAAATATATTTATGCTGATTTTAAAAGTTTATATGAGCAAAAAGGGAATAAAGAGATGGCTTATTACTACCTGCAGGCTTATGTAGAGGAAAAAAACAGATCTGATGCAGCCGTATTGAAAGCGATCAACCATGATATGGAAGACTTTATTTCAGATGTAGAGGAAGATTCTCTGCACCACAGGAATAATATACTGATTTTGTGTATTACATCTATATCGGCTCTCTTAGTACTCGGATTGTATGTTTGGAAGAGCATAAGACATTTGAAAGGAAAAAGAAAAATACTTAAGCAAGAGGCAGAACAACTCAAAAGCCAGATGTATGATACCAGCCGGGAAGAAATGATTGAACAGGCAAGAAAAAATGATCCTTCGTTTTTAGATACTTTTAAGGAAGCTTATCCCGGTTTCATTGAAAAGGTTTTAGCCATCAATCCTGATCTTGAAAGTTCCGACTTGATTTTTTGTGCAATGCTCAAACTTCATTTTACTTCAAAAGAGATTGCTACTTACACTCTTGTTCAGCATAGATCCGTACAGCAGAAAAAATACAGACTGCGGAAAAAACTTAATATCCCAACAGAAACAGATATGTATCAGTTTTTTGACAGCCTGATCTGA
- a CDS encoding reprolysin-like metallopeptidase — translation MKKRILLVCALTAGVASFNAQRWEPASQKTSQIRKEVEVRYSYRVDLASLRNTLKDAVETGKNAKPVIISLPTAEGKIEKFAVYSDPVMEKSMADRYQLGSYVGVGVDDPSKYVRFSTAPTELQSMIIKDGVFQFIEPITTDKQTYGVFYKTKRTAGDHGFECTTEEKNLRDVKSLEANGKKNLSNVGITNRPSSTKYRTYRLALATTGEYTKKFDPNGGTVNTVAQMNATMNRVNGIFEKDFGIKLIIQDLPAIIYTDPATDFYTPQAVSTDPTLNLQLQQTLTNIVGNANYDMGHVFNAAGGNGNAGSLGSTCVDPATATTLAKGSAFTQSANPMGDSFDIDYAAHEMAHQLGGNHTFSHNSEGNGANVEPGGGTTIMAYAGITHDNVQMVSDAYFHYKSIDQILTSLEGKPACGTSEEITVNTPPLIAALTAYTVPKGTAYYLETSATDVQGDALKYTWEQNDSVSDEATISGDTGWGYNEEGALTRSYFGTTSGRRYFPSFPLVMNGILTNKTDAANNPNPSWETVSYIPRTLHYAVTVRDENAQRPMLSSAEVQTTIGSDGPFKFNGLTASSVLYKNANNTIQWEVANTNNAPYNSPNVKIDYTSDNGGTWTDLVASTPNTGSYIAQMPTTITGPIKLRISSIGNVFYAVSPSVTIGDAPTSTTNAPTGVAAIDMEIFKTTARVTWNSVPGATYSINYRKAGTLNWSNATSPVNSVVLTGLEDETDYEVQIAAVVNSVSGAFSGNYALKTKGLKTGVDYCILNSGLSNYAVIRGITVANIVHDDPTFRTYKDLSENSSKIINLTKGTQYSLAAVILMASGYGSLPARPVNLSAWIDYNRNGQFEVSERVISVGGNSPVGSVAFPAQSFTVPASAYSGNKLLRMRVIAKYGTAVLDSTCGKLPSGAGGIMDFSVKITSGLAVDDVNTPKSTEISIYPNPADTFVEVKNLKGKADYSIYSADGRLVQQGQTDGNNRINVASLIKGMYVITLKDDKNTYNTKLIKK, via the coding sequence ATGAAAAAAAGAATTTTACTAGTTTGTGCATTAACGGCAGGTGTTGCCAGTTTTAATGCACAGAGATGGGAACCTGCATCGCAGAAAACATCTCAAATTAGAAAGGAAGTAGAAGTAAGATATTCTTACAGAGTAGACCTGGCGTCACTTAGAAATACTTTAAAAGATGCAGTGGAAACAGGGAAGAATGCAAAGCCTGTTATTATTTCTTTACCTACAGCAGAAGGAAAAATTGAAAAATTTGCAGTATATAGTGATCCTGTTATGGAAAAATCTATGGCAGACCGATATCAGTTGGGATCTTATGTGGGAGTAGGAGTTGACGATCCTTCCAAATATGTGAGATTCAGTACTGCTCCAACAGAATTGCAGTCTATGATCATCAAGGATGGGGTATTCCAGTTTATTGAGCCTATTACTACAGATAAACAGACTTATGGAGTATTCTATAAAACGAAAAGAACGGCAGGTGATCATGGGTTTGAATGTACTACAGAAGAGAAAAACCTTAGAGATGTAAAATCACTGGAAGCCAACGGAAAAAAAAATCTTTCTAATGTAGGCATTACAAACAGGCCTTCGAGTACAAAATACAGAACGTATAGACTGGCTCTGGCAACGACAGGAGAATATACCAAAAAATTTGACCCCAACGGAGGAACTGTTAATACAGTAGCTCAGATGAACGCAACGATGAACCGTGTCAATGGTATTTTTGAAAAGGATTTTGGAATTAAACTGATCATTCAGGATCTTCCAGCTATTATTTATACAGATCCTGCTACAGATTTTTATACTCCTCAAGCAGTAAGTACAGATCCCACATTAAACTTACAGTTACAACAAACATTAACGAATATAGTTGGAAATGCCAATTATGATATGGGGCATGTTTTTAATGCAGCAGGTGGAAACGGGAATGCGGGTTCATTAGGTTCTACATGTGTAGATCCTGCAACTGCAACGACTTTAGCAAAAGGGTCTGCTTTCACTCAGAGTGCTAACCCAATGGGAGATTCTTTTGATATAGATTATGCGGCTCATGAAATGGCCCATCAGTTGGGAGGTAATCATACATTTTCACACAATTCTGAAGGTAATGGAGCCAATGTTGAGCCCGGAGGCGGAACGACTATTATGGCGTATGCAGGGATTACCCACGATAATGTCCAAATGGTGAGTGATGCGTATTTCCATTATAAATCTATCGATCAGATCCTGACCAGCTTGGAAGGTAAGCCAGCTTGTGGAACTTCAGAAGAGATCACTGTTAATACCCCCCCTTTAATAGCAGCCCTTACAGCTTATACTGTTCCTAAAGGAACGGCTTATTATCTTGAAACATCTGCTACGGATGTACAGGGTGATGCACTTAAGTATACGTGGGAACAGAATGATAGTGTATCTGATGAAGCTACGATCTCCGGAGATACTGGATGGGGGTACAACGAAGAAGGGGCCTTAACAAGATCTTATTTCGGAACAACAAGCGGAAGAAGATATTTCCCAAGTTTCCCATTAGTGATGAACGGAATTTTAACGAATAAAACCGATGCTGCAAATAATCCAAATCCAAGTTGGGAAACAGTATCTTATATCCCCAGAACTTTACATTACGCAGTAACTGTCAGAGATGAAAATGCACAAAGACCGATGCTGTCTTCTGCTGAAGTTCAAACTACAATAGGAAGTGATGGTCCGTTCAAATTCAATGGGCTTACTGCTTCTTCCGTATTATATAAAAATGCAAATAACACCATCCAATGGGAGGTTGCCAACACAAATAATGCTCCATATAACTCACCTAACGTAAAGATTGATTATACATCTGACAATGGGGGTACATGGACGGATTTAGTTGCTTCTACACCCAATACAGGGAGCTATATTGCTCAAATGCCAACTACCATTACCGGACCGATTAAATTGAGAATATCTTCAATAGGAAATGTTTTCTATGCTGTTTCTCCTTCAGTAACTATTGGGGATGCTCCTACTTCAACAACAAATGCTCCAACGGGGGTAGCTGCAATTGATATGGAGATTTTCAAAACAACTGCCAGAGTAACTTGGAACAGTGTGCCGGGAGCAACATATTCAATCAACTATAGAAAAGCAGGTACTTTAAACTGGTCTAATGCAACAAGTCCTGTAAACTCTGTAGTTCTGACTGGTCTTGAAGACGAAACTGATTATGAAGTGCAGATAGCTGCAGTAGTAAACAGCGTTTCTGGAGCTTTCTCTGGTAATTATGCACTTAAGACAAAAGGTCTTAAGACAGGTGTTGATTATTGTATCCTTAATTCAGGACTATCTAACTATGCCGTAATTAGAGGCATAACTGTTGCGAATATTGTTCACGATGATCCTACATTCAGAACATATAAAGATTTAAGTGAAAATTCTTCTAAAATAATTAATTTGACAAAAGGAACACAGTATAGTTTGGCAGCCGTAATTTTAATGGCATCAGGCTATGGTAGTCTGCCTGCAAGACCTGTTAACCTATCAGCATGGATTGATTATAACAGAAACGGGCAGTTTGAGGTTTCAGAAAGAGTAATTAGTGTAGGTGGAAATTCTCCGGTAGGAAGTGTTGCTTTTCCAGCACAATCCTTTACGGTTCCTGCAAGTGCTTATTCCGGAAATAAATTGTTGAGAATGAGGGTTATTGCGAAGTATGGAACAGCTGTTTTAGATAGTACATGCGGAAAATTACCTTCAGGAGCAGGAGGGATTATGGATTTTTCAGTGAAAATCACAAGCGGATTAGCCGTAGACGATGTAAATACTCCAAAATCAACTGAGATATCTATCTATCCAAATCCTGCAGATACTTTTGTAGAAGTTAAAAACCTGAAAGGAAAAGCTGATTACAGCATTTATAGTGCAGATGGAAGATTAGTGCAACAAGGTCAGACTGATGGCAACAACAGAATTAATGTTGCATCATTGATCAAAGGAATGTATGTGATCACTCTTAAAGATGATAAAAACACATACAACACTAAGCTTATCAAAAAATAA